In Mangrovivirga cuniculi, the following proteins share a genomic window:
- a CDS encoding NADH-quinone oxidoreductase subunit 5 family protein, producing MKHNDFIIIILILCGWLIPLLCGISGIFLKNRKNSGLLVSGALALSTLVHSIILFFLYEGNEIIAGLPWIKIGNLDISLGIWANDASISMALLVSFIATLVSFFSRKYMEDEPRIHHYFAFLGFFTFAMIGIVWSENLFLMFVFWELVGLASYLLIGFWYTKPSAAKAGLKAFVMNRIGDFGFLAGMGILFALFHNLSITELSVEYLNTSPDNENIFWIILAGLGIFMGAMGKSAQFPLQVWLPDAMEGPTPASALIHAATMVAAGVYMLSRTVFLYIGWVSDFIVIIGTITALIAAFSAIKQNDIKKVLAFSTISQLGYMIVAAGTGSAGAAMFHLFTHAFFKAGLFLGAGAIIYYMHQREHSETDLPKYFDAQDMRFMGGLRKINLILFIGYTIMTASLCAIPFSSGFLSKESVIKHALIYAQQGDFRFLVPVLLLITSGLTAFYMGRQWYLVFMGKSRLKNNESFKLPALNTNTNKQLVIPVAILALLSLWIPFSLNPFHANEISLFSSLTSYPQNIEYSAPIWLPATAVILTVIGLSAAIFGLTRRRISYASPTFTSKTPFLKLSREQLYFNDFYNLTIVPATIKLGSFLEKVDLKVIDGILHAITIGTVIIGQITKVVEKYFVDGLVRMVVYISGTTGKITRQMQGGRIQLYILYAVISIVFLMLMFYR from the coding sequence ATGAAGCACAACGATTTTATCATAATTATTTTAATCTTATGCGGTTGGCTAATTCCTCTCTTATGTGGAATATCAGGCATATTTTTAAAGAACCGTAAAAATTCAGGTCTCCTCGTTTCTGGTGCACTTGCATTGAGCACCCTTGTGCATTCAATTATATTGTTCTTTTTATACGAAGGCAATGAAATTATAGCCGGACTGCCATGGATCAAAATTGGCAATCTCGACATATCACTGGGCATTTGGGCTAACGATGCATCAATCAGTATGGCATTATTGGTTTCTTTCATTGCCACCCTGGTCTCATTTTTTTCCAGGAAATACATGGAAGATGAGCCGAGAATTCATCATTATTTCGCATTCCTTGGATTCTTCACTTTTGCCATGATTGGCATTGTCTGGAGTGAAAATTTATTCCTGATGTTCGTTTTCTGGGAACTTGTCGGATTAGCCTCCTACCTTTTAATTGGCTTCTGGTACACAAAGCCCAGTGCTGCAAAAGCAGGCCTTAAAGCTTTTGTAATGAACAGAATAGGAGACTTTGGGTTTCTGGCTGGAATGGGAATATTGTTTGCATTGTTTCACAATCTCTCGATTACAGAACTGTCTGTAGAATACCTGAACACCTCTCCGGATAATGAAAACATATTCTGGATCATTTTAGCGGGTCTTGGAATCTTTATGGGAGCAATGGGAAAATCTGCCCAATTTCCACTACAGGTCTGGTTGCCAGATGCCATGGAAGGCCCCACACCTGCTTCCGCTTTAATACATGCAGCAACTATGGTAGCAGCCGGTGTTTACATGCTATCCAGAACAGTATTTTTATATATCGGATGGGTAAGTGACTTCATCGTTATAATCGGAACAATTACTGCTTTGATCGCTGCATTTTCTGCAATCAAACAAAATGACATAAAAAAAGTACTGGCATTTTCAACTATCTCCCAATTGGGATATATGATCGTAGCTGCTGGAACTGGTTCAGCAGGAGCTGCCATGTTTCACTTATTTACACATGCATTTTTCAAAGCAGGTCTATTCCTCGGAGCCGGTGCAATAATTTATTATATGCATCAAAGGGAGCATTCGGAAACTGATCTTCCTAAATATTTCGATGCCCAGGATATGCGGTTTATGGGTGGATTAAGAAAAATAAATCTGATATTATTTATTGGATATACCATTATGACCGCTTCCTTATGTGCCATCCCTTTTAGTTCCGGGTTTTTATCTAAAGAAAGTGTGATCAAGCATGCTCTTATATATGCTCAGCAAGGTGATTTCAGGTTTCTGGTACCTGTATTACTACTAATAACATCAGGACTGACAGCCTTTTACATGGGAAGGCAATGGTATTTAGTTTTTATGGGGAAAAGCCGACTTAAGAACAATGAGTCTTTCAAGTTGCCAGCACTCAACACGAATACTAACAAACAGTTAGTTATTCCTGTCGCAATATTGGCTCTGCTTTCACTGTGGATACCTTTTTCGCTTAATCCTTTTCATGCAAATGAAATTAGTTTATTTAGTTCACTAACCTCTTATCCTCAAAACATTGAATATTCAGCACCGATATGGTTGCCTGCAACTGCGGTAATTCTTACAGTTATCGGTTTATCTGCTGCAATATTTGGATTGACCAGAAGAAGAATAAGTTATGCTTCTCCTACTTTTACTTCGAAAACACCATTTTTGAAGTTAAGCAGGGAGCAATTATATTTCAATGATTTTTACAACCTTACCATAGTTCCGGCAACGATTAAATTAGGAAGCTTTTTAGAAAAAGTCGATCTGAAAGTAATTGATGGAATTCTACATGCCATTACAATAGGAACAGTGATTATTGGTCAGATCACAAAGGTCGTAGAAAAATATTTTGTTGATGGATTGGTCAGAATGGTGGTTTATATCAGTGGAACTACTGGTAAAATAACCAGGCAAATGCAAGGTGGTAGAATACAACTCTATATCTTGTATGCTGTGATCTCTATTGTATTTTTAATGTTAATGTTTTACCGCTAA
- a CDS encoding complex I subunit 4 family protein, producing MRRLVTGIFGIEILLSLIAFYAFNPVGDVNTPNMIYDWMSLSFYDELPWISMDLGMLGELNISYSLGIDGLSIWLIILTSFIMLVATLASHTIKVKLKGYYVLLLLLGTTIFGCFAAMDLFLFFLFFEFMLLPMYFLIGLWGGPRKEYAAIKFFLYTLAGSMMILVVMIGLYVSAIDPIATGEKAGLIDIQQPLTEQVEVVQSELAQGNIEEQYWVRTFKWAYLTDTGNYLPNSIFSSNDFKIWGESARSLAFLALFIGFLIKLPGVPFHTWLPDAHVEAPTPISVVLAALLLKVGGYGILRMAYSIFPEGAIQYGYLIGILGVISIIYAALVALASKDLKKMIAYSSVSHMGFFLLGIASLTNEGFMGANFQLFSHGLISAMLFLIAGVVYSRTHDRTINHYGGLAKKMPKYTFFVVIAFFASLGLPGFSGFIAEIFVFLGGFSSSTENGILPRSLVIIAAIGLILTAGYYLWTLQRMFFGKFYYREKEKERSLVDLEPVDYLMFTPLAIAILFFGLFPQIFIDGVAPTVEGLINHIMSSTTK from the coding sequence ATGAGGCGATTAGTGACCGGGATCTTCGGAATTGAAATCCTTTTATCACTCATTGCTTTTTATGCTTTCAATCCGGTTGGAGATGTCAATACTCCTAATATGATTTACGACTGGATGAGCCTGTCCTTTTATGATGAATTACCATGGATAAGCATGGATCTGGGAATGTTAGGCGAACTAAACATTAGTTATAGCCTTGGAATTGATGGATTGAGTATATGGTTAATCATTCTCACATCATTCATTATGCTGGTAGCAACATTAGCCAGTCACACGATAAAGGTCAAACTAAAAGGATATTATGTCCTTTTATTACTCCTGGGCACCACGATATTCGGTTGCTTTGCAGCAATGGACCTCTTTCTTTTCTTTTTGTTTTTTGAGTTCATGCTGTTGCCAATGTATTTTCTCATTGGTTTATGGGGAGGACCAAGAAAAGAATATGCTGCCATCAAATTTTTCCTATATACACTCGCCGGTAGTATGATGATTCTGGTCGTAATGATTGGTTTATATGTTTCTGCCATAGACCCAATTGCTACCGGGGAAAAAGCAGGCCTGATAGATATTCAACAGCCGCTGACAGAACAAGTGGAAGTTGTTCAATCTGAACTTGCTCAGGGAAATATAGAAGAACAATACTGGGTCAGGACTTTCAAGTGGGCTTACCTGACTGATACAGGGAATTATCTTCCTAACAGCATTTTCTCTTCAAACGACTTTAAAATTTGGGGTGAATCTGCACGTAGCCTGGCTTTCCTGGCCTTATTTATCGGATTTCTGATAAAATTACCTGGTGTACCATTTCATACCTGGCTTCCAGATGCTCACGTTGAGGCCCCCACTCCTATTTCTGTAGTGTTAGCTGCACTATTACTTAAAGTCGGAGGGTATGGTATTCTCAGAATGGCCTATTCTATTTTTCCGGAAGGAGCAATTCAATATGGTTACCTTATTGGAATACTTGGAGTAATCTCCATAATTTACGCGGCGTTGGTGGCCCTTGCTTCAAAGGATCTTAAAAAAATGATTGCTTACAGTTCGGTAAGTCATATGGGGTTCTTCCTTTTAGGTATTGCTTCATTAACCAATGAAGGATTTATGGGGGCAAACTTCCAGTTATTCAGTCATGGGCTAATCTCAGCTATGCTTTTCCTGATAGCGGGAGTTGTTTATTCAAGAACCCATGACCGAACGATTAATCATTATGGCGGTCTGGCTAAGAAAATGCCAAAATATACATTTTTTGTGGTCATTGCCTTTTTTGCATCATTAGGCTTACCCGGATTTTCAGGGTTTATCGCAGAAATTTTTGTTTTCCTTGGAGGATTTTCATCATCAACCGAGAACGGGATTTTACCAAGATCTTTAGTAATAATCGCAGCCATCGGATTGATATTAACAGCAGGATATTATTTATGGACTTTACAAAGAATGTTCTTTGGTAAGTTTTATTACAGAGAAAAGGAAAAAGAACGCTCTTTGGTGGATCTTGAACCAGTGGACTATTTAATGTTCACACCACTGGCCATTGCCATTTTATTTTTCGGGCTGTTCCCCCAGATTTTTATAGATGGTGTAGCTCCAACTGTTGAAGGGCTGATCAATCACATCATGTCAAGTACTACTAAATGA